A stretch of the Argentina anserina chromosome 6, drPotAnse1.1, whole genome shotgun sequence genome encodes the following:
- the LOC126800500 gene encoding uncharacterized protein LOC126800500, producing the protein MGFTAKPKTPTTSTTSPSSGDNWGMGLLLVFFPEDNSANAIVDKTNKLFSSSTSSPSSSSSSSSSSFKRSNSSSNNVLLSKAQSTISICALLVFITLLLFTLSTFEPSSKTHPFSTASRRFLSSQNSINTPSHIPDFKPGNNGNNNQSVLPSSSWFGRMWEQKNQSQQNPKRSGYQFALQRMGTLYRRGTKAMTDLVAAHVDADVTEPELRLFLRLLHRSGLTARADIVFIFASSTSSKFRSAIEEENEFFSNLVGHYRQQLNSTTSPSQTKHKPSSGFDVGLFLKLGKKQTEEPLWGKKSSSSSSLHSNNSTETDQPESTQLSYGSVVGFEVGELDPENSLAGFLDHVVPMSLRRWACYPMLLGRVRRNFKHIMLVDVKNSVVLGDPLGRARHKSAESVLLSTVHNKHCSKKNSDPTQSHCPVNSAVITGGARGIRRMSATVLTEIVRAAMQQQQQRKRKSTVTESGVLSQLVGNQFMLKNINLVTSTESIPDPSSSAPALLSSHAVIQRGNSNYHELHSIIMKQICSSEIDSSVYRDC; encoded by the coding sequence ATGGGCTTCACAGCCAAGCCTAAGACTCCTAccacctccaccacctccCCCTCCTCCGGTGATAACTGGGGCATGGGTTTGCTTCTCGTCTTCTTCCCTGAGGACAACTCCGCCAACGCCATTGTCGATAAAACCAACAAgctcttctcttcttcaacttcctcgccttcttcttcttcttcttcttcttcttcttcctttaaaCGAAGCAATTCCAGTTCCAACAACGTTCTTCTCTCCAAAGCCCAGTCCACCATTTCTATCTGCGCCCTTCTCGTCTTCATCACCCTCCTCCTCTTCACCCTCTCCACCTTCGAACCCTCCTCCAAAACCCACCCTTTCTCCACCGCTTCCCGAAGATTCCTCTCATCCCAGAATTCAATAAACACACCCAGTCACATCCCTGATTTCAAGCCCGGTAACAATGGCAATAATAACCAGAGCGTGCTTCCTTCTTCGTCTTGGTTCGGCAGAATGTGGGAGCAGAAGAACCAGAGTCAGCAAAACCCCAAGAGAAGCGGTTACCAGTTCGCTCTCCAGAGAATGGGGACTTTGTACAGGCGCGGGACTAAAGCCATGACCGATCTCGTTGCGGCTCATGTCGACGCGGACGTCACCGAACCGGAGCTCCGGCTATTTCTCAGACTCCTGCACAGGTCCGGCCTCACCGCCCGCGCCGACATCGTCTTCATCTTCGCCTCCTCAACTTCATCGAAATTCCGGTCGGCAATTGAAGAAGAGAACGAGTTCTTCTCGAACCTCGTCGGCCATTACAGACAACAATTGAACTCCACAACATCACCGAGTCAAactaaacacaaacccagttcCGGATTCGATGTCGGTCTGTTTCTCAAACTCGGGAAGAAGCAAACTGAAGAGCCGCTGTGGGGGAAGAAGAGCAGCAGCAGTAGTAGTTTACACAGCAATAATTCGACTGAAACCGACCAGCCCGAGTCGACTCAGTTGAGCTACGGCTCGGTGGTGGGGTTCGAGGTGGGCGAGCTTGACCCGGAAAACTCGCTGGCCGGGTTCCTAGACCATGTGGTTCCAATGAGTCTAAGAAGGTGGGCTTGTTACCCGATGCTACTCGGCCGCGTGCGGCGGAACTTCAAGCATATAATGCTGGTCGACGTCAAGAACTCGGTGGTGCTCGGCGATCCACTCGGCCGAGCCAGGCACAAGAGCGCCGAGTCGGTGCTACTATCCACAGTACACAACAAGCATTGCAGCAAGAAAAACTCGGACCCAACTCAGTCCCATTGCCCGGTTAACTCCGCCGTCATCACCGGAGGCGCTCGCGGAATTCGGCGAATGTCAGCCACAGTGTTAACGGAAATCGTCAGAGCCGCcatgcagcagcagcagcagaggaagaggaagagcaCTGTGACAGAGTCGGGGGTTTTGAGTCAACTCGTCGGAAACCAGTTCATGTTGAAGAACATCAATTTGGTCACGTCCACCGAGTCGATCCCTGACCCGAGTTCATCGGCACCTGCGTTACTTTCATCCCACGCAGTAATTCAACGTGGTAATAGTAATTATCACGAACTCCATTCAATTATCATGAAGCAAATTTGTTCTTCAGAAATAGATTCTTCTGTCTATAGGGATTGTTAG